A single region of the Salvia miltiorrhiza cultivar Shanhuang (shh) chromosome 8, IMPLAD_Smil_shh, whole genome shotgun sequence genome encodes:
- the LOC131001877 gene encoding protein HEADING DATE 3A-like, whose protein sequence is MPRDRDPLVVGRVIGDVLDPFTRSIGLRVIYGNREVANGCEFRPSQIVNQPRVEVGGDDLRTFFTLVMVDPDAPSPSDPNLREYLHWLVTDIPATTGATFGQEIVRYESPRPSMGIHRFVFVLFRQLGRQTVYAPGWRQNFNTRDFAELYNLGSPVATVYYNCQRESGTGGRRRGS, encoded by the exons atgCCGAGAGATAGAGACCCTTTGGTTGTAGGTAGGGTGATAGGCGATGTGTTGGATCCTTTCACAAGATCCATTGGTTTGAGAGTGATTTATGGCAACAGAGAAGTTGCAAATGGCTGCGAATTTAGGCCGTCTCAAATCGTGAATCAGCCTAGGGTTGAAGTTGGAGGGGATGATCTTCGCACCTTCTTCACTCTG GTGATGGTGGACCCTGATGCTCCCAGCCCCAGTGATCCCAACCTTAGGGAGTACTTGCACTG GTTGGTGACTGATATCCCTGCAACTACTGGCGCAACCTTTG GACAAGAGATAGTGCGTTACGAGAGTCCTCGGCCGTCGATGGGTATCCACCGCTTCGTGTTCGTGTTGTTCCGGCAGTTGGGGCGACAGACGGTGTATGCCCCCGGCTGGCGTCAAAACTTCAACACTAGAGACTTTGCGGAGCTCTACAACCTTGGCTCACCAGTAGCTACTGTTTATTACAACTGTCAAAGAGAGAGTGGTACGGGCGGCAGAAGGCGGGGCTCCTAA
- the LOC131001864 gene encoding chromatin assembly factor 1 subunit FAS1-like, protein MAEVEPMKVDGVDVGKPVNGSLYERKRPPKRKRLEPCAFSPSPEVKQAKIVGFRNEIDSLVKYCKNLVSENKGVLLESLEKFENSSASVNSVIACLMEESDLPLSKLVDEVFEKVRDRKGNCTALSKASVKNAVLIMGQRLCYGVVGADADVLEDEAERALWYWETRDLKLLPKSACISLKVHRTCRRKIQERISAVLAMIKALEKSENSPNCQHELMKASEKLDKVLNEADIRLLMENMSHKNGAEMADKETKKGEKLVIKQMEKNKREKERERKKIERERQKEMLQSERELKRLHDEAEKEARRREKEEIEKQKQLKRQQEEAEKDQKRREKEEAESRKRLVLQKQASLMERFLKRKKTSSPLQNDSLVNKETTSGSSCNMVERNFKSVTLAMDTVLAQNDGIEVKDIWKSHLNAWRSNRCSIRSRHWGTRQKPKTELVKELKLTNKEQTWHEDLNIEKLVVGLDGTNSDGRLPQMNMDDCLRPCGTKRVPVKLLQFDRSNRPAFYGVWPRKSQVVGPRHPFIKDSDIDYDIDSDEEWAEDEPGESLSDCDKDEQYESMEEPIKDDEEDDSEDGFFVPDGYLSEDEGVKADELDNHDLDSEVQNLPTSEWQLQNDEFCILLQQQKYLNNLTEHALKKNQPLVVLNLMHGKTVISSAEELTGTLKIERMALQALTIRPLPGFQNTEISVPSHVVDEDRESSPNKLRTTQLSTAAAILDSDLPQIISVIQSFPHGIRKIEKSLHDKFPDVPKFQLRNKVQEISEFSDNRWQVKKEILRKHGLSIPTGKGPKKMKSIATFLKKRCLPPSATITNLSKTYPQSSQKLAAKVESQHDCSCNHQ, encoded by the exons ATGGCTGAAGTTGAGCCGATGAAAGTCGACGGCGTGGATGTGGGGAAGCCGGTAAATGGCAGCCTATATGAGAGGAAGAGGCCGCCGAAGAGAAAAAGGTTGGAGCCGTGCGCTTTTTCACCAAGCCCAGAAGTAAAGCAAGCGAAAATTGTAGGATTTCGTAATGAAATTGATAGTCTAGTAAAATACTGTAAGAATTTAGTGTCGGAAAACAAAGGGGTATTGTTGGAAAGTTTGGAGAAATTTGAGAATTCCTCTGCTTCTGTTAATAGTGTGATTGCATGTTTAATGGAGGAGAGTGATCTTCCTTTGTCCAAGCTAGTTGATGAGGTTTTTGAGAAAGTGAGGGACAGAAAAGGAAATTGTACTGCTTTAAGTAAGGCTAGTGTGAAGAATGCTGTGCTTATAATGGGGCAGAGATTGTGCTATGGTGTGGTTGGTGCCGATGCTGATGTTTTGGAGGATGAGGCTGAGCGTGCTCTTTGGTATTGGGAG ACAAGGGATCTGAAGTTGTTGCCCAAATCAGCATGCATATCTTTGAAAGTTCACCGAACTTGTCGGAGAAAGATCCAAGAGAGGATTAGCGCTGTTCTGG CAATGATAAAAGCTCTTGAAAAATCTGAAAACTCTCCCAACTGCCAGCATGAGTTGATGAAAGCTTCAGAAAAGCTCGATAAAGTTCTGAATGAGGCAGATATCCGGCTGCTAATGGAGAACATGTCTCATAAAAATGGCGCTGAAAT GGCTGATAAGGAAACCAAGAAAGGAGAAAAACTGGTAATCAAGCAAATGGAGAAAAACAAAAGAGAaaaggagagagaaaggaaaaagaTTGAACGGGAACGTCAAAAGGAAATGTTGCAAAGT GAAAGAGAGCTGAAGCGGTTGCATGATGAGGCAGAGAAAGAGGCGAGGCGACGCGAGAAGGAAGAAATTGAAAAACAGAAACAGCTGAAAAGACAGCAAGAAGAAGCAGAGAAAGATCAAAAACGGAGGGAGAAGGAAGAAGCTGAATCAAGAAAACGACTAGTACTCCAGAAACAAGCATCATTGATGGAGCGTTtccttaaaagaaaaaaaactagTTCGCCTTTACAAAATGACAGTTTAGTGAACAAAGAAACCACATCCGGTTCATCTTGTAACATGGTTGAAAGAAATTTTAAATCAGTTACTCTAGCCATGGATACTGTGTTGGCCCAGAATGACGGGATTGAGGTGAAAGATATATGGAA ATCACACTTAAATGCATGGCGCTCCAATCGTTGTTCAATACGTTCAAGGCATTGGGGCACCCGTCAGAAGCCTAAGACTGAACTAGTCAAGGAACTCAAGCTTACTAATAAAGAACAGACTTGGCATGAGGACTTGAACATAGAGAAGCTTGTGGTTGGTCTGGATGGCACCAATAGTGATGGAAGATTGCCTCAAATGAACATGGATGATTGTCTTCGTCCCTGCGGTACGAAGCGAGTTCCAGTGAAGCTGTTGCAGTTTGATAGGAGCAATAGGCCTGCATTTTATGGTGTTTGGCCCAGGAAGAG TCAAGTTGTTGGTCCGCGTCACCCTTTCATAAAGGACTCAGACATAGACTATGATATTGATAGTGATGAGGAGTGGGCAGAG GATGAACCCGGTGAAAGCCTTTCAGACTGTGATAAGGACGAACAATATGAAAGTATGGAAGAGCCTATAAAGGATGATGAAGAGGATGATAGTGAAGATGGATTTTTTGTTCCTGATGGATACCTCTCAGAGGACGAG GGGGTGAAAGCTGATGAACTGGACAACCACGACCTCGATTCAGAAGTTCAGAATCTACCTACTTCTGAATGGCAATTGCAGAATGATGAGTTCTGTATCTTGCTTCAGCAACAGAAATATCTGAATAATTTGACAGAACATGCACTTAAAAAGAACCAACCCTTGGTCGTCTTGAATCTTATGCATGGAAAGACCGTAATTTCATCAGCTGAGGAGCTCACTGGTACGTTGAAGATTGAAAGAATGGCTCTGCAAGCTCTTACTATTCGCCCTTTGCCTGGCTTCCAAAACACAGAAATTTCAGTTCCTAGTCATGTGGTTGACGAGGATCGAGAAAGTTCACCTAACAAGTTGAGGACAACACAGCTTTCAACCGCTGCAGCTATTTTGGACTCAGACTTGCCGCAGATT ATATCTGTCATTCAGTCGTTTCCACATGGCATCAGAAAAATAGAGAAGTCACTGCATGATAAGTTTCCTGATGTTCCAAAGTTCCAGTTGAGGAACAAAGTGCAAGAAATATCTGAGTTCTCTGACAATCGCTGGCAG GTTAAGAAAGAAATTCTGAGAAAGCATGGCCTTTCTATACCAACAG GAAAGGGTCCTAAGAAAATGAAGAGCATCGCGACATTCTTGAAAAAACGATGCCTCCCTCCATCTGCGACGATCACAAACTTGAGCAAAACATACCCACAATCTTCCCAGAAACTTGCAGCCAAAGTTGAATCACAGCATGACTGCTCATGCAACCATCAGTAA
- the LOC131001870 gene encoding stearoyl-[acyl-carrier-protein] 9-desaturase, chloroplastic isoform X1, with translation MALRFSFVPTKIPAFPGSELRSHRVSMASTLHSPSTEAKKAFTPPREVHVQVTHSMPQEKIEIFNSLHDWAENNILVLLKHVEKSWQPTDFLPDPASEGFHEQVKELRERCREIPDDYFVVLVGDMITEEALPTYQTMINTLDAVRDETGASQTPWAIWTRAWTAEENRHGDLLNKYLYLSGRVDMRQIEKTIQYLIGSGMDPRTENNPYLGFIYTSFQERATFVSHGNTARHAKEHGDIKLAQICGTIAADEKRHETAYTKIVEKLFEVDPDGAVLSLADMMRKKITMPAHLMYDGREDSLFENFSAVAQRLGVYTAKDYADILEFLVAHWEVEKLTGLSGEGRKAQEYVCGLPPRIRKLEERAQGRARGKEVVRVPFSWIFGREIML, from the exons ATGGCGCTGAGGTTCAGCTTCGTTCCTACCAAGATCCCAGCTTTTCCTGGTTCTGAGCTCAGATCTCACAGGGTTTCCATGGCCTCAACTCTGCATTCTCCCTCAAC AGAGGCTAAAAAGGCATTCACTCCACCACGAGAAGTGCATGTGCAAGTGACCCATTCCATGCCCCAAGAAAAGATCGAGATCTTTAACTCACTTCACGACTGGGCTGAGAATAATATCTTGGTGCTCCTCAAGCACGTCGAGAAGTCCTGGCAGCCTACTGATTTTCTGCCTGATCCTGCATCAGAAGGCTTCCATGAGCAGGTGAAGGAGCTCAGGGAGAGGTGCAGGGAAATCCCCGATGACTATTTTGTGGTTTTGGTTGGCGATATGATCACGGAGGAAGCACTCCCGACTTATCAGACGATGATCAACACTCTAGATGCAGTCCGGGATGAGACGGGTGCTAGCCAGACCCCCTGGGCTATTTGGACGAGGGCTTGGACCGCTGAAGAGAATAGGCACGGCGATCTTCTCAACAAGTATCTTTACCTTTCTGGACGCGTCGACATGAGGCAAATCGAGAAAACGATACAATACCTGATCGGCTCAGGGATG GACCCTCGAACCGAGAACAACCCGTACCTTGGGTTCATCTATACCTCGTTTCAGGAGAGGGCGACGTTCGTCTCACACGGAAACACGGCTAGGCATGCCAAGGAACACGGCGATATCAAACTAGCTCAGATATGCGGGACCATAGCCGCGGATGAGAAGCGTCACGAGACGGCCTACACCAAGATTGTGGAGAAGCTCTTCGAGGTGGACCCCGATGGCGCCGTGCTGTCCCTTGCGGACATGATGAGGAAGAAGATCACGATGCCGGCTCACCTGATGTACGATGGGAGGGAGGACAGtctcttcgagaacttctccgCGGTGGCGCAGCGGCTGGGAGTCTACACGGCCAAAGACTATGCGGATATCTTGGAATTCTTGGTGGCGCATTGGGAGGTGGAGAAGCTGACGGGGCTATCCGGTGAGGGGCGCAAGGCGCAGGAGTACGTGTGTGGGCTGCCGCCTCGGATTCGGAAGCTGGAGGAGAGAGCCCAAGGTAGAGCGAGAGGAAAGGAGGTGGTCAGAGTTCCCTTCAGCTGGATTTTTGGTAGAGAAATCATGCTTTGA
- the LOC131001870 gene encoding stearoyl-[acyl-carrier-protein] 9-desaturase, chloroplastic isoform X2, which translates to MPQEKIEIFNSLHDWAENNILVLLKHVEKSWQPTDFLPDPASEGFHEQVKELRERCREIPDDYFVVLVGDMITEEALPTYQTMINTLDAVRDETGASQTPWAIWTRAWTAEENRHGDLLNKYLYLSGRVDMRQIEKTIQYLIGSGMDPRTENNPYLGFIYTSFQERATFVSHGNTARHAKEHGDIKLAQICGTIAADEKRHETAYTKIVEKLFEVDPDGAVLSLADMMRKKITMPAHLMYDGREDSLFENFSAVAQRLGVYTAKDYADILEFLVAHWEVEKLTGLSGEGRKAQEYVCGLPPRIRKLEERAQGRARGKEVVRVPFSWIFGREIML; encoded by the exons ATGCCCCAAGAAAAGATCGAGATCTTTAACTCACTTCACGACTGGGCTGAGAATAATATCTTGGTGCTCCTCAAGCACGTCGAGAAGTCCTGGCAGCCTACTGATTTTCTGCCTGATCCTGCATCAGAAGGCTTCCATGAGCAGGTGAAGGAGCTCAGGGAGAGGTGCAGGGAAATCCCCGATGACTATTTTGTGGTTTTGGTTGGCGATATGATCACGGAGGAAGCACTCCCGACTTATCAGACGATGATCAACACTCTAGATGCAGTCCGGGATGAGACGGGTGCTAGCCAGACCCCCTGGGCTATTTGGACGAGGGCTTGGACCGCTGAAGAGAATAGGCACGGCGATCTTCTCAACAAGTATCTTTACCTTTCTGGACGCGTCGACATGAGGCAAATCGAGAAAACGATACAATACCTGATCGGCTCAGGGATG GACCCTCGAACCGAGAACAACCCGTACCTTGGGTTCATCTATACCTCGTTTCAGGAGAGGGCGACGTTCGTCTCACACGGAAACACGGCTAGGCATGCCAAGGAACACGGCGATATCAAACTAGCTCAGATATGCGGGACCATAGCCGCGGATGAGAAGCGTCACGAGACGGCCTACACCAAGATTGTGGAGAAGCTCTTCGAGGTGGACCCCGATGGCGCCGTGCTGTCCCTTGCGGACATGATGAGGAAGAAGATCACGATGCCGGCTCACCTGATGTACGATGGGAGGGAGGACAGtctcttcgagaacttctccgCGGTGGCGCAGCGGCTGGGAGTCTACACGGCCAAAGACTATGCGGATATCTTGGAATTCTTGGTGGCGCATTGGGAGGTGGAGAAGCTGACGGGGCTATCCGGTGAGGGGCGCAAGGCGCAGGAGTACGTGTGTGGGCTGCCGCCTCGGATTCGGAAGCTGGAGGAGAGAGCCCAAGGTAGAGCGAGAGGAAAGGAGGTGGTCAGAGTTCCCTTCAGCTGGATTTTTGGTAGAGAAATCATGCTTTGA
- the LOC131001876 gene encoding uncharacterized protein LOC131001876: MGLSMDSGETSRTHKVFLLTNYILLGAASSCIFLTLSLRLIPSLVGALLILLHIVTIGGAVSGCAAARRRVGGGKFYGAHMVATVLTAIFQGSISVLIFTRPSDFLGRLKSYVREDDGVLILKLAGGLCVLIFCLEWAVLTLAFFLNYYAHVDVHGIHSAKVRDGDDLKTLPCPPLQV; this comes from the coding sequence ATGGGGTTGTCGATGGACAGCGGCGAGACGAGCCGCACCCACAAAGTGTTCCTGTTGACGAACTACATCCTCCTCGGCGCCGCGTCGAGCTGCATCTTCCTCACCCTCTCCCTCCGCCTGATCCCCTCCCTCGTGGGCgccctcctcatcctcctccacATCGTCACCATCGGCGGCGCCGTCTCCGGCTGCGCGGCGGCCAGGCGGCGCGTGGGCGGCGGCAAGTTCTACGGCGCCCACATGGTGGCCACCGTCCTGACCGCCATCTTCCAGGGCTCCATCTCCGTGCTCATCTTCACGCGGCCGTCGGACTTCCTGGGGCGGCTGAAGTCGTATGTCCGCGAGGACGACGGCGTGCTGATCCTGAAGCTCGCCGGCGGCCTCTGCGTGCTCATCTTCTGCCTGGAGTGGGCCGTGCTCACGCTCGCCTTCTTCTTGAACTATTATGCCCACGTCGATGTTCATGGAATCCACAGCGCCAAGGTTCGGGACGGGGACGACTTGAAGACCCTCCCCTGCCCACCACTTCAAGTCTAG